The sequence AGGCCAGGTCCACCCGGGTGCCGGTCCACTTGAGGCCGCCGGTCTTTCGGTCGCGCCCTTCGAAGGTGTCCCCGGCGTCGGACGCCGGCTTCCAGGCGGTACCCATGTCGAGGAGGTTCACGAAGAAGTCGTTGGTGAGGGTGCCGGGCCGCTTGGTGAATACGCCGTGGGGTGAGCCGTTGTAGTTGGCGCCCAGCACTCGCAGGCCGCCCATGAGCACCGTCATCTCCGGGGCGCTCAGGGTGAGGAGGTGGGCCTTGTCCACCAGCATCTCCTCGGCGGAGACGGTGAACGCCTTCTTGCGGTAGTTGCGAAAGCCGTCGGCCTCGGGCTCGAGCACGGCGAAGGATTTCACGTCGGTCTGTTCCTGGGAGGCGTCCATGCGGCCCGGGGAGAAGGGCACCGCCACCGCGTGGCCGGCGGCCCTGGCCGCCGCTTCCACCGCCGCGCAGCCGCCCAGCACGATGAGGTCCGCCAGGGAGACTGTCTTGCCGCCCGTCTGGGAGCCGTTGAAGTCCCGCTGGATGGTTTCGAGCACCCCCAGCACCTTGGCGAGCTGCGCCGGCTGGTTGACCTCCCAGTCCTTCTGGGGCGCTAGGCGAAGGCGCGCGCCGTTGGCCCCGCCGCGAAAGTCCGAGCCGCGGAAGGTGGAAGCCGCGGCCCAGGCGGTGGAGACGAGCTCCGCGGTGGAGAGGCCCGCAGCCAGGATCCTGGCCTTGAGGCCGGCGGTGTCCCGGGCGTCGATCAGGGGGTGATCCACGGCCGGGATCGGATCCTGCCAGATCAGGTCTTCGGCGGGGACCTCGGGGCCTAGGTAGCGGACCTTGGGCCCCATGTCGCGGTGGGTCAGCTTGAACCAAGCGCGGGCAAAGGCGTCGGCGAAGGCCTGGGGGTTATCCCGGAAACGGCGCGCGATGGGCTCGTAGATGGGGTCGAAGCGAAGGGAGAGATCTGCCGTGGTCATCATGGGCCGGCGCTTCTTCGAGGGGTCGTGGGCGTCGACCACCAGGTCTTCGGCGTCCACGTCCTTGGCCAGCCACTGGTTCGCCCCGGCCGGGCTCTTTACGAGCTCCCACTCGTACTTGAAGAGTACCTTCAGGTAGCCCATGTCCCAGTGGGTGGGGTTGGGCTTCCAGGCGCCCTCGATACCGCTGGTGA comes from Thermodesulfobacteriota bacterium and encodes:
- the katG gene encoding catalase/peroxidase HPI, with the protein product MSDETRCPVTGKTGSTTSGRGPSTRDWWPNQLNLGILHQHAPASNPLGPDFDYAEEFRKLDLAALKKDLYALMTESQEWWPADWGHYGGLMIRMAWHSAGTYRTGDGRGGGGTGNQRFAPINSWPDNANLDKARRLLWPIKQKYGNQISWADLFILAGNCALESMGFQTFGFGGGRVDIWQPEEDIYWGAEAEWLGDKRYSGDRDLENPLAAVQMGLIYVNPEGPNGNPDPVASGRDVRETFGRMGMNDEETVALVAGGHTFGKCHGAGDPALVGPAPEAAPLEEQGLGWISRFGTGKGGDAITSGIEGAWKPNPTHWDMGYLKVLFKYEWELVKSPAGANQWLAKDVDAEDLVVDAHDPSKKRRPMMTTADLSLRFDPIYEPIARRFRDNPQAFADAFARAWFKLTHRDMGPKVRYLGPEVPAEDLIWQDPIPAVDHPLIDARDTAGLKARILAAGLSTAELVSTAWAAASTFRGSDFRGGANGARLRLAPQKDWEVNQPAQLAKVLGVLETIQRDFNGSQTGGKTVSLADLIVLGGCAAVEAAARAAGHAVAVPFSPGRMDASQEQTDVKSFAVLEPEADGFRNYRKKAFTVSAEEMLVDKAHLLTLSAPEMTVLMGGLRVLGANYNGSPHGVFTKRPGTLTNDFFVNLLDMGTAWKPASDAGDTFEGRDRKTGGLKWTGTRVDLAFGSNSQLRALAEVYAQDDAKEKFVRDFVAAWNKVMNLDRFDLA